One Citrobacter amalonaticus genomic window carries:
- a CDS encoding YidH family protein translates to MKISRLGEAPDYRFSLANERTFLAWIRTALGFLAAGVGLDQLAPDFATPVIRELLALLLCLFAGGLAIYGYLRWLRNEKAMRLKEDLPYTRSLLIISLILTIVAIVVMALVLYAG, encoded by the coding sequence ATGAAGATTTCCCGCCTCGGAGAAGCCCCGGATTACCGCTTCTCACTGGCAAACGAGCGTACCTTTCTGGCGTGGATCCGCACCGCGCTGGGTTTCCTGGCCGCCGGCGTTGGGCTTGACCAACTGGCGCCGGACTTCGCCACGCCGGTGATCCGCGAGCTGTTGGCGCTGCTGCTCTGTTTGTTCGCTGGCGGCCTGGCGATTTACGGTTATCTGCGCTGGCTGCGCAATGAAAAGGCGATGCGGCTGAAAGAGGATTTACCTTATACCCGTAGCCTGCTGATCATCAGTCTGATATTGACCATTGTGGCGATTGTGGTCATGGCGCTGGTGCTGTATGCCGGATAG
- a CDS encoding DUF202 domain-containing protein translates to MPDSRKARRLADPGLQPERTSLAWFRTLLGYGALMALAIKHHWHQAGFLFWVSIAVLAIVAVILWRYTRKRNLMDVSHLDFAQSRAVRDKFMISLAVLSLAILFAVTHIRQLIVFLGNLA, encoded by the coding sequence ATGCCGGATAGCCGTAAGGCCCGTCGCCTGGCCGATCCGGGACTGCAGCCGGAGCGCACGTCGCTGGCATGGTTTCGCACGCTGCTGGGCTACGGTGCGCTGATGGCGCTGGCGATAAAACATCACTGGCATCAGGCGGGATTCTTGTTCTGGGTCTCTATCGCGGTGCTGGCTATCGTGGCTGTGATCCTCTGGCGTTATACGCGCAAGCGTAATCTGATGGATGTCTCGCATCTTGATTTTGCCCAATCGCGCGCGGTTCGTGACAAATTTATGATCTCCCTCGCGGTGTTATCTCTCGCAATACTGTTTGCTGTAACGCACATTCGCCAACTTATCGTATTTCTCGGGAATTTAGCATGA
- a CDS encoding anaerobic sulfatase maturase: MTGCQVMAKPASSRCNLDCRYCFYIDKPAHPVMDDTTLSTFIQQHIAAQPGPDVLFAWQGGEPTLCGLDFFQRVVELQKQFGAGKQIQNAFQTNGILLNDAWCRFLHDNNWLVGLSLDGPADLHDAFRVSRRGNPTHQKVMTALQKLVEHHVEFNLLVVVNRLNSSQPERMYHYLRQLGTPFLQFIPLVEQDEHGRLTAESVEPQAWGLFLNSVFDIWVREDIGRVYIQLFDSTLGVWCGYPSQMCALSQDCGHAFALEANGDLYQCDHYVYPQYRLGNIHHTPLKALNANPQAIAFGELKRSTLSAACQACSLLRFCHGDCPKHRDESGKSMLCAGYSDFIRHTAPHMRVMRDLIRQHRSPAELMAMLRAGR; encoded by the coding sequence ATGACAGGATGTCAGGTCATGGCCAAGCCGGCCAGTTCACGTTGTAACCTGGATTGTCGTTACTGCTTTTACATTGATAAACCCGCCCACCCGGTGATGGATGACACCACGTTATCGACGTTTATTCAGCAGCACATTGCCGCACAGCCAGGGCCAGATGTTCTGTTTGCCTGGCAGGGAGGAGAACCGACGCTCTGCGGTCTGGATTTTTTCCAGCGCGTGGTGGAGTTACAAAAGCAGTTCGGCGCGGGGAAGCAGATCCAGAACGCTTTTCAGACCAACGGCATTTTGCTCAATGACGCATGGTGCCGCTTTCTGCATGATAATAACTGGCTGGTGGGGCTTTCACTGGACGGTCCCGCCGATTTGCATGATGCCTTTCGCGTTAGTCGTCGCGGCAATCCGACCCATCAAAAAGTGATGACTGCGCTGCAAAAACTGGTCGAACACCATGTGGAGTTCAACCTGCTGGTGGTGGTGAATCGCCTTAACAGCAGCCAGCCGGAGCGGATGTATCACTATCTTCGCCAGCTTGGGACGCCTTTCTTACAGTTTATTCCGCTCGTTGAGCAGGATGAGCACGGCAGGTTGACGGCGGAATCGGTCGAGCCACAGGCGTGGGGGCTGTTTCTTAACTCGGTATTTGATATCTGGGTACGGGAAGATATTGGCCGGGTGTATATTCAGCTCTTTGACTCGACCCTGGGCGTGTGGTGCGGCTATCCGTCGCAAATGTGCGCGCTAAGTCAGGACTGTGGTCATGCTTTCGCGCTGGAGGCTAATGGTGATTTGTACCAGTGCGATCATTATGTTTATCCGCAATACCGGCTGGGCAACATTCATCACACTCCGCTGAAGGCGCTCAATGCCAATCCGCAGGCGATAGCTTTTGGGGAGCTGAAAAGGTCCACGTTAAGCGCAGCGTGTCAGGCCTGTTCGCTGCTGCGCTTTTGTCATGGTGATTGCCCTAAGCATCGGGATGAGAGTGGGAAAAGCATGCTGTGCGCCGGATACAGCGACTTTATCCGTCATACCGCGCCGCACATGCGTGTGATGCGCGATTTGATCAGGCAGCATCGCTCACCGGCAGAGCTGATGGCGATGCTGCGTGCCGGGCGTTAG
- the dsdA gene encoding D-serine ammonia-lyase — protein sequence MENIQKLIAQYPLVEDLVALRETTWFNPGTTSLAEGLPYVGLTEQDVKGAHARLARFAPYLAKAFPETAATGGIIESEVVAIPAMQQRLEKQYGQKICGEILLKKDSHLPISGSIKARGGIYEVLTHAEKLARDAGMLTPEEDYSVLLSPEFKAFFSQYSIAVGSTGNLGLSIGIMSARIGFNVTVHMSADARAWKKAKLRSHGVTVVEYEDDYGVAVEQGRKAAESDPNCFFIDDENSRTLFLGYAVAGQRLKAQFEQQGRVVDADHPLFVYLPCGVGGGPGGVAFGLKLAFGDNVHCFFAEPTHSPCMLLGVYTGLHDAISVQEIGIDNLTAADGLAVGRASGFVGRAMERLLDGLYTLSDQSMYDMLGWLAQEENIRLEPSALAGMAGPQRVCASTDYQQMQGISAEQLNNATHLVWATGGGMVPEAEMTQYLAKGR from the coding sequence ATGGAAAACATACAAAAACTCATCGCCCAGTATCCGTTGGTGGAGGATCTGGTGGCTCTGCGAGAAACGACCTGGTTCAACCCGGGAACCACCTCTCTGGCGGAAGGTTTACCTTATGTAGGGCTGACGGAACAAGACGTTAAGGGCGCCCACGCCCGTCTGGCACGCTTTGCGCCGTATCTGGCCAAAGCCTTCCCGGAAACCGCTGCGACCGGGGGGATTATTGAATCTGAAGTCGTCGCCATTCCGGCCATGCAGCAGCGTCTGGAAAAACAGTACGGCCAGAAAATCTGTGGCGAAATCCTGCTAAAAAAAGACAGCCATCTGCCGATTTCCGGCTCGATTAAAGCGCGCGGTGGTATTTATGAAGTGCTGACGCACGCCGAAAAACTGGCGCGGGACGCCGGGATGCTGACCCCCGAAGAGGATTACAGCGTTCTGCTATCTCCGGAGTTCAAAGCGTTCTTTAGTCAGTACAGTATCGCGGTGGGTTCAACCGGTAACCTGGGGCTGTCTATCGGCATTATGAGCGCCCGCATTGGCTTTAACGTCACGGTGCATATGTCTGCGGATGCCCGTGCATGGAAGAAAGCCAAACTGCGCAGCCACGGCGTCACGGTTGTTGAATACGAAGACGATTACGGCGTGGCGGTTGAACAGGGCCGTAAGGCGGCGGAGTCCGATCCGAACTGCTTCTTTATCGACGATGAAAACTCCCGCACGCTGTTTTTAGGCTATGCGGTTGCGGGCCAGCGTCTGAAAGCGCAATTCGAACAGCAAGGTCGCGTGGTGGATGCCGATCACCCGTTATTTGTTTACCTGCCATGCGGCGTGGGCGGTGGCCCCGGCGGGGTAGCGTTTGGTCTGAAACTGGCATTTGGTGATAACGTGCACTGCTTCTTCGCTGAACCGACTCATTCGCCTTGCATGCTGCTGGGTGTGTATACCGGTCTGCATGATGCGATCTCCGTGCAGGAAATCGGTATCGATAACCTGACGGCGGCAGACGGCCTGGCGGTAGGGCGGGCATCGGGCTTTGTCGGCAGAGCGATGGAACGCCTGCTTGATGGGTTGTATACCCTCAGCGATCAGTCCATGTACGACATGCTGGGCTGGCTGGCGCAGGAAGAGAACATTCGTCTGGAACCGTCGGCGCTGGCGGGAATGGCCGGGCCTCAGCGTGTTTGCGCATCCACTGACTATCAGCAAATGCAGGGTATTAGCGCTGAGCAGCTCAATAATGCAACGCACCTGGTTTGGGCGACGGGCGGCGGCATGGTACCAGAAGCAGAAATGACGCAATACCTGGCGAAAGGGCGCTAA
- the dsdX gene encoding D-serine transporter DsdX — protein sequence MHSQIWVVSTLLISIVLIVLTIVKFKFHPFLALLLASFFVGAMMGMGPLDMVNAIESGIGGTLGFLAAVIGLGTILGKMMEVSGAAERIGLTLQRCRWLSADVIMVLVGLICGITLFVEVGVVLLIPLAFSIAKKTNTSLLKLAIPLCTALMAVHCVVPPHPAALFVANKLGADIGSVIVYGLLVGLMASLIGGPLFLKFLGNRLPFKPVPAEFADLKVREESTLPSLGATLFTVLLPIGLMLVKTVAELNMTKGSTLYTLLEFIGNPITAMFIAVFVAYYILGLRQHIGMSALLTHTENGFGSIANILLIIGAGGAFNAILKSSGLADTLAVILSNMDMHPILLAWLVALILHAAVGSATVAMMGATAIVAPMLPLYPNVSPEIIAIAIGSGAIGCTIVTDSLFWLVKQYCGATLNETFKYYTTATFIASVIALACTFLLSFII from the coding sequence ATGCACTCTCAAATCTGGGTTGTGAGCACGCTGCTAATTAGCATTGTGTTAATTGTATTGACCATCGTGAAATTCAAATTCCACCCGTTCCTGGCACTGCTGCTCGCCAGTTTCTTTGTGGGAGCCATGATGGGCATGGGGCCGCTGGATATGGTCAACGCCATTGAGAGCGGGATTGGCGGAACGCTGGGCTTTCTCGCCGCCGTCATCGGTCTGGGTACAATTCTCGGCAAAATGATGGAGGTTTCCGGCGCGGCAGAACGCATCGGCTTAACGCTCCAGCGCTGTCGCTGGCTCTCTGCTGACGTCATTATGGTGCTGGTGGGGCTGATTTGCGGGATCACGCTGTTCGTTGAAGTTGGCGTGGTGCTGTTAATTCCACTGGCGTTCTCCATCGCGAAAAAAACCAACACCTCGCTGCTGAAACTGGCCATCCCGCTGTGTACCGCGCTGATGGCCGTTCACTGCGTCGTACCACCGCACCCGGCGGCGCTGTTTGTCGCCAATAAACTGGGCGCGGATATTGGTTCGGTGATCGTCTACGGCCTGTTGGTTGGCCTGATGGCATCGCTGATCGGCGGCCCGCTGTTCTTGAAATTTCTCGGTAATCGCCTGCCGTTCAAACCGGTTCCCGCTGAGTTTGCGGACCTCAAAGTACGCGAAGAAAGCACGCTGCCGTCGCTGGGCGCAACGCTGTTTACCGTCCTGCTGCCGATTGGTTTGATGCTGGTGAAAACCGTGGCTGAACTGAACATGACCAAAGGCAGCACGCTGTACACTCTGCTGGAATTTATCGGTAACCCGATCACCGCGATGTTTATCGCCGTCTTCGTGGCGTATTACATTCTCGGTCTGCGCCAGCATATCGGTATGAGCGCACTGCTCACCCATACCGAAAACGGTTTTGGTTCTATCGCCAACATTCTGCTGATTATCGGGGCGGGCGGGGCGTTCAACGCCATCCTCAAGAGCAGCGGTCTGGCAGATACGCTGGCGGTGATCCTCTCCAATATGGATATGCACCCGATTCTGCTGGCCTGGCTGGTGGCGCTGATTCTGCACGCGGCGGTCGGTTCAGCCACCGTCGCGATGATGGGCGCCACGGCGATTGTCGCGCCGATGCTGCCGCTTTATCCCAACGTCAGTCCGGAGATTATCGCTATTGCCATCGGTTCCGGTGCTATTGGCTGCACAATCGTTACCGACTCCCTCTTCTGGCTGGTTAAGCAGTACTGCGGCGCCACCCTGAATGAGACGTTCAAATACTATACGACCGCGACATTTATCGCCTCGGTCATTGCACTGGCTTGCACATTCCTGCTTTCCTTTATCATCTAA
- the dsdC gene encoding DNA-binding transcriptional regulator DsdC, which produces MEPLREVRNHLLNGWQLSKLYTFEVAARHQSFAMAADELSLSPSAISHRINQLEEELGIQLFVRSHRKVELTHEGKRVFWALKSSLDTLNQEILDIKNQELSGTLTVYSRPSIAQCWLVPALGDFTRRYPSISLTILTGNDNVNLQRAGVDLALYFDDAPSAQLEHHFLMDEAILPVCSPDYARRFDLMGSLVNLPHCTLLHDRQAWSNDSGTDEWHSWAQHFAVNLPTSSGIGFDRSDLAVIAAMNHIGVAMGRKRLVQKRLESGELVAPFGEMALTCHQHYYMTTLPGRQWPKIEAFISWLREQAKSFSQSETATR; this is translated from the coding sequence ATGGAACCCCTTCGCGAAGTCAGAAACCATCTCCTCAACGGCTGGCAATTATCCAAACTGTACACGTTTGAAGTGGCCGCGCGGCATCAGTCGTTTGCGATGGCCGCAGACGAACTGTCGCTGAGTCCCAGCGCCATCAGCCACCGCATTAACCAACTGGAAGAAGAGTTGGGGATCCAGCTTTTCGTGCGTTCGCACCGCAAAGTGGAGCTTACCCATGAAGGTAAGCGGGTGTTCTGGGCGCTGAAATCGTCGCTGGATACGCTGAACCAGGAGATCCTCGATATCAAAAATCAGGAACTCTCCGGGACGCTGACCGTCTATTCTCGCCCGTCTATCGCGCAGTGCTGGCTGGTGCCCGCGCTGGGTGACTTCACCCGCCGCTATCCATCAATCTCGCTCACGATCTTAACCGGCAACGACAACGTAAACCTGCAGCGCGCCGGGGTCGATCTGGCGCTCTACTTTGACGATGCGCCGTCGGCCCAACTGGAACACCATTTCTTGATGGACGAAGCGATTCTCCCCGTTTGTAGCCCGGATTATGCCCGGCGCTTTGATTTAATGGGTTCGCTGGTGAATTTGCCGCATTGCACGCTGTTGCATGACCGTCAGGCCTGGAGCAATGATTCAGGAACCGATGAATGGCATAGCTGGGCGCAACATTTTGCAGTGAATTTGCCGACATCGTCCGGAATTGGCTTCGATCGTTCCGATTTAGCGGTGATTGCCGCCATGAACCATATCGGCGTGGCGATGGGACGCAAACGGCTGGTACAGAAGCGACTCGAAAGCGGTGAGCTGGTCGCCCCGTTTGGCGAGATGGCGTTGACCTGTCATCAGCATTACTACATGACGACGCTACCCGGCAGGCAATGGCCGAAAATTGAAGCCTTTATCAGCTGGCTGCGTGAGCAGGCGAAGTCGTTTTCCCAAAGCGAAACTGCTACACGATAA
- a CDS encoding cellulase family glycosylhydrolase, with the protein MIKPLVSLFVLVSFALGAAQPPLTATHYAQQLGVGMDVDWARTEQGIREFDPLVVRDFHAKGITHVRIRVAGEPTEARLIHLRKLVEACEQYGVIPIIAYQADEYKNDPSASNEKEVTNWWVAVAHYFAHSAPLLGFDLIYEPAGKLNHNLTALNRVYDKTIRTIHAIDPQRMIFVAPRLRAAPEDLQNLRLPPQSQNYVLAEWHIFPWGPVKNNGKYPWTSGTATEKAAIRARIATAVHWQQKSGHVSWVGGWATGETSKNPPSSSQLAFATFMACELKKAKIPYAINTDTQFYDGEEGAWRPAPEPLLMAMIAPDCETPGHTVIKSPAPGVKNAPPAAASTVKSAAP; encoded by the coding sequence GTGATTAAACCGCTCGTCTCGCTCTTCGTGTTGGTCAGTTTCGCTCTGGGGGCGGCGCAACCGCCGCTGACGGCGACACATTATGCGCAGCAGCTCGGTGTGGGGATGGACGTCGACTGGGCGCGTACCGAACAAGGTATCCGGGAGTTTGACCCGCTGGTGGTGCGGGACTTCCACGCGAAAGGGATTACCCATGTACGCATTCGGGTGGCGGGAGAGCCCACCGAGGCGCGGCTTATTCATCTGCGCAAGCTGGTGGAAGCTTGCGAGCAGTATGGCGTCATTCCGATTATCGCCTACCAGGCCGATGAGTATAAAAATGATCCCAGTGCGAGCAACGAAAAAGAGGTGACCAACTGGTGGGTCGCGGTGGCGCACTATTTTGCTCACAGCGCGCCGCTGCTGGGGTTTGATCTGATTTACGAACCAGCCGGTAAGCTGAATCATAATCTGACCGCCCTGAACCGGGTGTATGACAAAACCATTCGCACTATCCATGCCATCGATCCGCAGCGGATGATTTTTGTTGCGCCACGTCTGCGCGCCGCGCCGGAAGATCTGCAGAATCTGCGACTGCCGCCGCAGAGCCAGAACTATGTCCTGGCGGAATGGCATATCTTCCCGTGGGGACCGGTGAAAAATAACGGTAAATACCCCTGGACGTCGGGGACGGCGACAGAGAAAGCGGCGATTCGCGCGCGCATCGCTACCGCCGTGCACTGGCAACAAAAAAGCGGACATGTCAGCTGGGTTGGTGGTTGGGCCACGGGAGAAACCAGTAAGAATCCCCCGTCCTCTTCACAGCTTGCCTTTGCCACGTTTATGGCCTGCGAATTGAAGAAAGCGAAAATTCCCTATGCAATCAACACCGATACGCAGTTCTACGATGGGGAAGAGGGGGCGTGGCGCCCCGCGCCCGAGCCGCTGTTAATGGCAATGATTGCGCCGGACTGCGAAACGCCCGGCCACACGGTTATTAAATCGCCTGCCCCTGGTGTGAAAAACGCGCCGCCAGCGGCAGCCAGCACAGTAAAATCAGCAGCCCCATAA
- the emrD gene encoding multidrug efflux MFS transporter EmrD, translating to MKRQRNVNLLLMLVLLVAVGQMAQTIYIPAIADMARELNVREGAVQSVMAAYLLTYGVSQLFYGPLSDRVGRRPVILVGMSIFMLATLVAMTTHSLTVLIAASALQGMGTGVGGVMARTLPRDLYEGTQLRHANSMLNMGILVSPLLAPLIGGLLDTMWNWRACYVFLLVLCAGVTFSMARWMPETRPTGAPRTRLIASYKTLFGHSAFNCYLLMLIGGLAGIAVFEACSGVLMGAVLGLSSMVVSILFILPIPAAFFGAWFAGRPNKRFSTLMWQSVVSCLLAGLMMWIPGWFGVMNVWTLLIPAALFFFGAGMLFPLATSGAMEPFPFLAGTAGALVGGLQNIGSGVLAWLSAMLPQTGQGSLGLLMTLMGLLILLCWLPLAARFSHQGQAI from the coding sequence ATGAAAAGGCAGAGAAACGTCAATTTGTTGTTGATGTTGGTATTACTTGTGGCTGTGGGTCAGATGGCGCAAACCATTTATATCCCTGCCATTGCCGACATGGCACGCGAGCTAAACGTCCGCGAAGGGGCCGTGCAAAGCGTGATGGCAGCCTATCTGCTGACCTATGGCGTATCGCAACTGTTTTATGGCCCGCTGTCCGACCGCGTCGGACGCCGCCCGGTGATCCTCGTCGGGATGTCGATTTTCATGCTTGCCACGCTGGTCGCGATGACGACTCACAGCCTGACGGTACTGATCGCCGCCAGTGCATTGCAAGGAATGGGGACCGGCGTCGGCGGGGTAATGGCACGAACCTTACCGCGCGATCTGTACGAAGGCACACAGCTGCGCCACGCTAACAGCATGCTGAATATGGGCATCCTGGTCAGTCCGCTACTGGCTCCGCTGATTGGCGGGCTGCTGGATACGATGTGGAACTGGCGCGCCTGTTACGTTTTCCTGCTCGTGCTCTGTGCGGGCGTCACCTTCAGCATGGCACGCTGGATGCCGGAAACGCGTCCTACCGGCGCGCCGCGCACGCGGTTGATTGCCAGCTATAAAACCTTGTTTGGTCACAGCGCGTTTAACTGCTACCTGCTGATGTTGATTGGCGGACTGGCGGGCATCGCGGTGTTCGAAGCGTGTTCCGGCGTGCTGATGGGCGCGGTGTTAGGGCTGAGCAGTATGGTGGTGAGCATCCTGTTTATCCTGCCGATCCCGGCGGCGTTTTTCGGCGCATGGTTTGCCGGTCGCCCGAATAAGCGCTTCTCCACGCTAATGTGGCAGTCGGTGGTGAGTTGCCTGCTGGCAGGGCTGATGATGTGGATCCCCGGCTGGTTTGGCGTGATGAACGTCTGGACGCTGCTGATCCCCGCCGCGTTGTTCTTCTTCGGCGCCGGGATGCTGTTCCCGCTGGCAACCAGCGGCGCAATGGAGCCATTCCCGTTCCTCGCCGGTACGGCAGGCGCGCTGGTCGGCGGTCTGCAAAACATCGGCTCCGGCGTACTGGCATGGCTTTCTGCGATGCTGCCGCAAACCGGGCAGGGCAGTCTCGGCCTGTTGATGACGCTTATGGGGCTGCTGATTTTACTGTGCTGGCTGCCGCTGGCGGCGCGTTTTTCACACCAGGGGCAGGCGATTTAA
- a CDS encoding DMT family transporter codes for MTLSVFCILLFAALLHASWNAIVKAGNDKLYAAISVSGSAAIMALLCLPFAPHPSTASIPFLAASTALQVVYTVLVARTYTVSDMSQTYPLMRGTAPLLVAVISVLFLGDSLSALAWTGIAVICAAILGMAFNGRARSQQGIVLALINACFIAGYTLVDGTGVRLSETALGYTLWTFFLNGSCLLGWAMMARRREALRYLTQHWKKGIFGGIATMGSYGLALWAMTLAPLAVVAALRETSILFGALIAWLLLKERVAGLRLVAAGGIAAGAILLRLS; via the coding sequence ATGACCCTTTCCGTTTTCTGCATTTTGCTGTTCGCCGCACTGCTGCACGCCAGCTGGAACGCCATTGTGAAAGCCGGAAACGACAAGCTCTACGCCGCCATCAGCGTCAGCGGTTCCGCCGCCATTATGGCGCTCCTTTGCCTGCCCTTTGCGCCACACCCCTCAACCGCCAGCATCCCGTTTTTAGCGGCCTCGACCGCATTACAGGTGGTCTACACCGTACTGGTTGCCAGAACGTATACCGTTTCCGATATGAGTCAGACCTACCCGCTGATGCGCGGGACAGCGCCGCTGCTGGTGGCCGTCATCAGCGTATTGTTTCTTGGCGACAGCCTGTCCGCACTGGCATGGACGGGTATCGCGGTGATCTGCGCCGCCATCCTCGGTATGGCCTTTAACGGCCGGGCTCGTTCGCAGCAAGGTATTGTGCTCGCCCTGATTAACGCCTGTTTCATCGCCGGGTATACGCTGGTCGACGGCACTGGCGTCAGGCTCTCGGAAACCGCACTGGGATACACGCTCTGGACCTTCTTTTTGAACGGATCCTGCCTGCTGGGATGGGCGATGATGGCCCGTCGCCGTGAGGCATTGCGCTATTTGACGCAGCACTGGAAGAAGGGGATTTTTGGCGGCATTGCTACCATGGGTTCCTACGGACTGGCGCTCTGGGCCATGACTCTCGCGCCGCTGGCGGTCGTCGCTGCACTGCGTGAAACCTCAATCCTGTTTGGTGCGCTGATTGCCTGGCTGCTGCTGAAGGAACGAGTGGCGGGGTTGCGCCTGGTGGCTGCTGGCGGGATTGCCGCTGGCGCCATTCTGTTACGCCTGTCCTAG
- the tisB gene encoding type I toxin-antitoxin system toxin TisB, with product MSLVDIAILILKLIVAAMQLLDAVLKYLK from the coding sequence ATGAGCCTCGTGGATATCGCTATTCTTATCCTGAAACTCATCGTTGCAGCCATGCAACTTCTTGATGCTGTTCTGAAATACCTGAAGTAA
- the ivbL gene encoding ilvB operon leader peptide IvbL, whose amino-acid sequence MNPSMLTSTLLNTAPSRAAVVVRVVVVVGNAP is encoded by the coding sequence ATGAACCCTTCCATGCTGACGTCGACCCTACTAAACACTGCGCCATCTCGCGCAGCGGTCGTCGTGCGTGTGGTGGTGGTCGTCGGCAATGCGCCGTAG
- the ilvB gene encoding acetolactate synthase large subunit: MASSGTTSTPQRTRFTGAEFIVHFLERQGIKIVTGIPGGSILPVYDALSQSTQIRHILARHEQGAGFIAQGMARTDGKPAVCMACSGPGATNLVTAIADARLDSIPMVCITGQVPASMIGTDAFQEVDTYGISIPITKHNYLVRHIDELPQVMSDAFRLAQSGRPGPVWIDIPKDIQMAILEIDEMPEPAQKMATPEFSADSIREAAAMINAAQRPVLYLGGGVINAPQRVRELAEKAQLPTTMTLMALGMLPKAHPLSLGMLGMHGARSTNFILQEADLLIVLGARFDDRAIGKTEQFCPNAKIIHVDIDRAELGKIKQPHIAIQADVDDVLTQLIPQIDANPRADWHQLVSDLQREFPCAIPQERGPLCHYGLINAVAACVDDNAIITTDVGQHQMWAAQAYPLNRPRQWLTSGGLGTMGFGLPAAIGAALANPDKKVLCFSGDGSLMMNIQEMATASENQLDVKIILMNNEALGLVHQQQSLFYKQGVFAATYPGTINFMQIAAGFGLHTCDLNNEADPQAALQEIISRPGPALIHVRIDAEEKVYPMVPPGAANTEMVGE; encoded by the coding sequence ATGGCAAGTTCGGGCACAACATCAACACCCCAGCGTACGCGTTTTACGGGCGCTGAATTCATCGTTCATTTTCTGGAACGTCAGGGCATTAAGATTGTCACTGGGATCCCGGGCGGATCGATTCTCCCCGTCTATGATGCCTTAAGTCAGAGCACGCAAATCCGCCATATTCTGGCGCGCCACGAGCAGGGTGCGGGGTTCATTGCGCAGGGCATGGCGCGAACCGACGGCAAACCGGCGGTGTGCATGGCCTGTAGCGGGCCGGGCGCGACCAATCTGGTGACCGCTATCGCCGATGCGCGCCTGGATTCTATCCCTATGGTGTGTATCACTGGGCAGGTTCCGGCCTCCATGATCGGCACCGACGCCTTCCAGGAAGTGGACACCTACGGCATCTCTATCCCCATCACAAAACATAACTATCTGGTCAGACATATCGATGAACTCCCGCAGGTGATGAGCGACGCATTTCGTCTTGCTCAGTCCGGACGTCCTGGCCCGGTGTGGATAGACATACCTAAGGATATCCAGATGGCGATTCTCGAGATTGACGAGATGCCAGAACCGGCACAGAAAATGGCAACGCCGGAATTTAGCGCAGACAGCATTCGTGAAGCTGCCGCAATGATTAACGCTGCACAGCGCCCGGTGCTGTACCTCGGCGGTGGGGTGATTAATGCGCCGCAGCGGGTGCGTGAACTGGCGGAAAAGGCGCAGTTGCCCACCACCATGACGTTGATGGCGCTGGGAATGCTGCCGAAGGCGCATCCGCTGTCGTTAGGCATGTTAGGGATGCACGGTGCGCGCAGCACCAACTTCATCCTGCAAGAGGCGGATCTGCTGATCGTGCTGGGCGCGCGTTTTGATGATCGGGCGATAGGCAAAACCGAGCAGTTCTGCCCGAATGCCAAAATCATCCACGTCGATATCGACCGCGCGGAACTGGGCAAAATCAAGCAGCCGCACATCGCTATTCAGGCTGATGTGGATGACGTGCTGACCCAGTTGATTCCGCAAATTGACGCGAACCCGCGCGCAGACTGGCACCAGTTGGTCAGCGATTTGCAACGTGAGTTCCCGTGCGCCATCCCGCAAGAACGCGGCCCGCTGTGTCACTACGGCCTGATCAATGCGGTGGCGGCCTGTGTGGACGATAACGCGATTATCACGACTGACGTGGGCCAGCATCAGATGTGGGCGGCGCAGGCTTATCCGCTGAACCGTCCTCGCCAGTGGCTGACCTCGGGCGGGCTGGGTACGATGGGATTTGGTCTGCCGGCGGCAATTGGCGCGGCGCTGGCGAACCCGGATAAGAAAGTGCTGTGTTTCTCCGGCGACGGCAGTCTGATGATGAACATTCAGGAGATGGCAACCGCCAGCGAAAACCAGCTGGATGTGAAAATCATCCTGATGAATAACGAAGCGCTGGGGCTGGTGCATCAGCAGCAGAGTCTGTTCTACAAGCAGGGCGTTTTTGCTGCGACGTATCCGGGAACCATCAACTTTATGCAGATTGCCGCCGGGTTTGGTTTACATACCTGCGATCTGAATAACGAAGCGGACCCGCAGGCGGCCCTGCAGGAGATCATCAGTCGGCCGGGACCGGCGCTGATCCATGTCCGCATTGATGCGGAAGAAAAAGTGTATCCAATGGTACCGCCAGGCGCGGCAAATACTGAGATGGTGGGGGAATAA